The following coding sequences are from one Nicotiana tomentosiformis chromosome 3, ASM39032v3, whole genome shotgun sequence window:
- the LOC104108862 gene encoding transcription factor MYB8-like isoform X2: MGHHTCCNKQKVKRGLWSPEEDEKLIKYITTYGHGCWSSVPKLAGLQRCGKSCRLRWINYLRPDLKRGSFSHQEAALIIELHSILGNRWAQIAKHLPGRTDNEVKNFWNSSIKKKLLSHGTLSDFSMIFPNNLTTTNPNPSFENFYPLNSTPINFMPISTNSPLILQVDHQMNNNHLNGDLNLNPVVPSLINPLSFDSITNDPTWVNFNYPHPQHDLDNYNQNVLIQGNSDSMLTSNISLNYTNGENFMDSRNADIKTHQDLLMVSLLPKLSEMIKGNGGIVESSPPAASQQIESMVVSSLPCTFPNGYIHPHFGMNGVYEMEQIECMHMSSNFPSSSSPSSSKSSPSSCNTQFMMNPSLPTSWDS, translated from the exons ATGGGGCATCATACATGTTGCAACAAACAAAAAGTGAAGAGAGGGCTATGGTCTCCTGAAGAAGATGAGAAACTCATTAAGTACATTACTACTTATGGCCATGGTTGTTGGAGCTCTGTTCCTAAGCTTGCTG GGCTTCAAAGATGTGGAAAAAGCTGCAGGTTGAGATGGATAAATTATCTCAGACCAGATTTGAAACGTGGGAGTTTCTCTCATCAAGAAGCTGCACTTATCATTGAACTCCACAGTATTCTTGGCAACAG GTGGGCTCAAATAGCTAAGCATCTACCTGGAAGAACAGACAATGAAGTCAAGAACTTTTGGAATTCTAGCATCAAGAAAAAGCTACTTTCTCATGGAACCCTCTCTGATTTCTCCATGATTTTTCCTAACAATCTCACAACTACAAACCCTAATCCCTCTTTTGAGAATTTTTACCCACTCAACTCCACTCCTATTAATTTCATGCCAATTAGCACAAACTctccactaattctacaagttgACCACCAAATGAATAATAATCATTTAAATGGGGATTTAAATTTAAATCCAGTGGTACCTTCCCTTATTAATCCTTTGTCATTTGACTCAATCACAAATGATCCTACTTGGGTTAATTTCAACTATCCTCATCCTCAACATGATCTTGATAATTATAACCAAAATGTTCTTATACAAGGCAACTCCGATTCCATGCTCACTTCTAACATTTCTTTGAATTACACTAATGGGGAGAATTTCATGGATTCAAGAAATGCAGATATCAAAACTCACCAAGATTTATTGATG GTATCGTTGCTTCCCAAGCTTTCTGAAATGATAAAAGGGAATGGTGGCATTGTGGAATCATCACCTCCTGCTGCTTCACAACAAATTGAGTCAATGGTGGTTAGTAGTCTCCCATGTACTTTCCCAAATGGTTATATCCATCCACATTTTGGTATGAATGGAGTATATGAAATGGAGCAAATAGAATGCATGCACATGTCATCTAAtttcccatcatcatcatcaccatcatcatccAAATCTTCACCATCATCATGCAATACTCAATTTATGATGAACCCTAGTCTTCCTACAAGTTGGGATTCATAG
- the LOC104108862 gene encoding transcription factor MYB8-like isoform X1: MGHHTCCNKQKVKRGLWSPEEDEKLIKYITTYGHGCWSSVPKLAGLQRCGKSCRLRWINYLRPDLKRGSFSHQEAALIIELHSILGNRWAQIAKHLPGRTDNEVKNFWNSSIKKKLLSHGTLSDFSMIFPNNLTTTNPNPSFENFYPLNSTPINFMPISTNSPLILQVDHQMNNNHLNGDLNLNPVVPSLINPLSFDSITNDPTWVNFNYPHPQHDLDNYNQNVLIQGNSDSMLTSNISLNYTNGENFMDSRNADIKTHQDLLMQVSLLPKLSEMIKGNGGIVESSPPAASQQIESMVVSSLPCTFPNGYIHPHFGMNGVYEMEQIECMHMSSNFPSSSSPSSSKSSPSSCNTQFMMNPSLPTSWDS; encoded by the exons ATGGGGCATCATACATGTTGCAACAAACAAAAAGTGAAGAGAGGGCTATGGTCTCCTGAAGAAGATGAGAAACTCATTAAGTACATTACTACTTATGGCCATGGTTGTTGGAGCTCTGTTCCTAAGCTTGCTG GGCTTCAAAGATGTGGAAAAAGCTGCAGGTTGAGATGGATAAATTATCTCAGACCAGATTTGAAACGTGGGAGTTTCTCTCATCAAGAAGCTGCACTTATCATTGAACTCCACAGTATTCTTGGCAACAG GTGGGCTCAAATAGCTAAGCATCTACCTGGAAGAACAGACAATGAAGTCAAGAACTTTTGGAATTCTAGCATCAAGAAAAAGCTACTTTCTCATGGAACCCTCTCTGATTTCTCCATGATTTTTCCTAACAATCTCACAACTACAAACCCTAATCCCTCTTTTGAGAATTTTTACCCACTCAACTCCACTCCTATTAATTTCATGCCAATTAGCACAAACTctccactaattctacaagttgACCACCAAATGAATAATAATCATTTAAATGGGGATTTAAATTTAAATCCAGTGGTACCTTCCCTTATTAATCCTTTGTCATTTGACTCAATCACAAATGATCCTACTTGGGTTAATTTCAACTATCCTCATCCTCAACATGATCTTGATAATTATAACCAAAATGTTCTTATACAAGGCAACTCCGATTCCATGCTCACTTCTAACATTTCTTTGAATTACACTAATGGGGAGAATTTCATGGATTCAAGAAATGCAGATATCAAAACTCACCAAGATTTATTGATG CAGGTATCGTTGCTTCCCAAGCTTTCTGAAATGATAAAAGGGAATGGTGGCATTGTGGAATCATCACCTCCTGCTGCTTCACAACAAATTGAGTCAATGGTGGTTAGTAGTCTCCCATGTACTTTCCCAAATGGTTATATCCATCCACATTTTGGTATGAATGGAGTATATGAAATGGAGCAAATAGAATGCATGCACATGTCATCTAAtttcccatcatcatcatcaccatcatcatccAAATCTTCACCATCATCATGCAATACTCAATTTATGATGAACCCTAGTCTTCCTACAAGTTGGGATTCATAG
- the LOC104108863 gene encoding uncharacterized protein, giving the protein MTTSAVKNNFLPPGLVSNLQEVLLNRKGVAQDQQSKPNNNDEPAAQPSSSDSVSGDAADTDGKKPVVLVTNADGIESPGLTCLVDALVRQGLCNVNVCAPQSDKSVAGHSVTLKETVAVTPTEVHGATAYEVSGTPVDCVSLALSGALFSWSKPVLVISGINRGSSCGHHMFYSGVVAGAREALFNGVPSISVSLDWRNDESQESDFKDAVSVCLPLISAAIRDIEKGAFPKCCLLHIGLPKSPLTNKGFKLTKQSLWSSKLCWQASSSTRNLAAGRFLPNQQSLGMQLAQLGRDASAAGAARKLATQRKNIEVVESVGVAGKSDPDRKVKYFRLELLDKKQEEEDEDLDFRALENGFVAVTPVSLVMHVETDVHTAASEWISSALEVEQ; this is encoded by the exons atgacgACTTCTGCGGTGAAGAACAATTTTTTGCCACCGGGTTTGGTATCCAATCTTCAGGAAGTTCTTCTCAACAGAAAAGGTGTGGCCCAAGATCAGCAATCGAAGCCCAATAATAACGATGAGCCTGCGGCTCAGCCTTCTTCTTCCGACTCCGTTTCCGGTGATGCAGCTGACACCGACGGCAAAAAGCCCGTTGTATTGGTTACAAACGCTGATGGGATCGAATCTCCTGGGCTGACGTGTCTTGTTGATGCTCTTGTTCGTCAAGGCCTCTGTAATGTTAACGTCTGCGCTCCCCAATC AGATAAATCGGTGGCGGGTCACTCTGTTACTCTTAAAGAAACCGTTGCAGTTACGCCGACAGAGGTTCATGGTGCTACTGCTTATGAAGTATCTG GGACTCCCGTAGATTGTGTGTCATTAGCCTTGTCTGGGGCACTGTTTTCCTGGTCGAAGCCGGTCCTG GTTATAAGTGGAATCAACAGGGGCTCAAGTTGTGGCCATCATAT GTTTTACTCAGGTGTCGTAGCTGGTGCAAGGGAGGCATTGTTTAATGGCGTGCCATCCATATCGGTATCACTTGACTG GAGGAATGATGAAAGTCAAGAAAGTGATTTCAAGGATGCCGTGAGTGTTTGTCTACCGTTGATAAGTGCAGCCATCAGAGATATTGAAAAGGGAGCTTTTCCCAAATGTTGCTTGTTGCATATCGGACTTCCGAAATCTCCTCTGACAAACAAG GGATTCAAATTGACCAAGCAAAGTCTCTGGAGCTCTAAGCTTTGCTGGCAAGCTAGTTCATCTACCAGAAATCTTGCTGCTGGGCGTTTTCTTCCAAATCAGCAAAGCCTTGGGATGCAGCTTGCTCAACTAGGTCGAGATGCTTCTGCGGCA GGTGCTGCTCGCAAATTAGCTACACAGAGAAAGAATATAGAGGTCGTTGAATCTGTTGGTGTAGCAGGGAAATCTGATCCCGATAGGAAAGTCAAGTACTTCAGACTGGAG TTGCTTGACAAGAAGCAGGAAGAAGAAGACGAGGATTTAGATTTTAGAGCTCTTGAAAATGGATTT GTGGCAGTCACTCCGGTCTCTCTTGTGATGCATGTGGAAACAGACGTTCACACTGCTGCATCAGAGTGGATTTCTTCTGCATTAGAAGTGGAACAATGA